A genomic segment from Corylus avellana chromosome ca5, CavTom2PMs-1.0 encodes:
- the LOC132183133 gene encoding uncharacterized protein LOC132183133, which produces MSKEHQPEPLDFFIWTVEDVGLWLEVINLGSYRQIFKENGVNGEYLEGMSMFTTEQILRFIRRCHMKWGDFITLCKELRRIKVACLKGEQKVRRPWWAPSCLSVFFVKVAKRNRQSRVVSLKLEP; this is translated from the exons ATGAGCAAAGAACACCAACCTGAGCCTCTTGATTTCTTCATTTGGACTGTTGAG gaTGTTGGTTTGTGGTTGGAAGTGATAAATCTTGGTAGTTACCGCCagatttttaaagaaaatggtGTCAATGGTGAATATCTGGAAGGCATGTCCATGTTTACTACTGAGCAGATTCTTCGGTTTATTAGACGATGTCACATGAAATGGGGAGACTTCATCACTCTGTGCAAGGAGCTCAGGAGGATTAAGg TGGCTTGCCTGAAAGGGGAACAAAAAGTCCGCCGGCCATGGTGGGCTCCTTCTTGCCTCTCGGTATTCTTTGTCAAGGTGGCGAAACGTAACAGACAGTCACGAGTCGTTTCCTTGAAGCTGGAACCATGA